The window CGTTTTCATTTTGTAAAACAAAAACCCCAATTAATCTATCCATTTCAAGATTCAATCAGGACTATTAATTTTCTTACGTTCCAAAGTTACATTCTTTCTCATAATCGTATCAAAAAGAAATCATCACTTTTCGACATTAACAAAGCAATACTTCAGCACCCAGCAGGATCTGAAGCTCAAACATCGCCGAAAATGGAGGGACAAATCGCACGGCGCCGTTTTGCAATGATGATTTTGTTGTCGGTTTTACTTGCGACTTCATCGTCTGCATCTGCTTCATCTCCCGAGGTTTTCGTTAAGAAAACTATTTCTTCTCATCAAATCGTCATTTTCTCCAAATCTTATTGCCCGTAATTCTCTTTTTAGCCTTATGTACTCTATTTTAGTTTTGCATCTTTGGTTTCTGTTAAGATTTGTATGTTTGAGCTTCATTTTGGTATTGTTGATAAAGGTTTGaggttttgaatttgatttaggCTTTGATTGGCCAAAAGTAATGTAGGAGTATATTGCTATTCTATGTAGGTAAATTCCTACTTGACAATGCGATGTTTGGGATTTTGAATTCGATTAGGTATTGAGAAGTAGTACTTGAGGTAAATGAAGAGTGCATAAAACTATTAGGAAAACTACTCTCTTGCTAGAGTGATGCCTTCAACtagaatatattttgtcttccATTGGAGATCTTAAATGCCTTGGTTGATGATCAACATTTTGCAAAACGAAAAGAATTGGATACCATTGTTTAATAATAATGAGAGATATCAGGGGCTTGAGGCACGTCATCATAAAAGTGGAAATTTAGTACATTTTAGTTCTTTAACCGTCAAAATTTGGTATTTACGTCATAGGTGAAGACATGTGATGTGGATAATTAATCTCTCCCCTGGTAGTATATTGTAGCCTAATGTAAAAGCTTGCCGGAACTTCTTAGAATATGAAGATGGTACTTGCTTTATTCCTCAGCTTTGGAAGTTGGTTCATGCTTTTGCTTCGTTTAGAATTTAAATGTCTCTTTGTTCCTTGTTAAGTTTTTAAATGTCACAGTGATTAATGGTACTATTCTTTGAATTGCTTCTTGTTTGCAACCTGCATTCTTGTTTTACATTCAAGTGTACTGTCCTTCTATTCATCACTTCAACTTTGTAATGTAATTAATCCTGCTTCATCACTCTAAGATTTGTTTACAGACACTTAATCttgatttttcaaatttaaGGGTGTAGTACATCCAGATGAAATACATTTGATACACTGGGTTTACAGAGAAAGGTTGTTCGATCTACGTAATTGTAAGGTGGAAGTTGAAAGATTTATCATTAGAGACCGTTATTCTTGTTTGCAACCTGCATTCTTGTTTTACATTCAAGTGTACTGTCCTTCTATTCATCAATTCAACTATGTAATGTAATTAATCCTGCTTCATCACTCTAAGATTTGTTTACAGACACTTAATCttgatttttcaaatttaaGGGTGTAGTACATCCAGATGAAATGCATTTGATACACTGGGTTTACAGAGAAAGGTTGTTCGATCTACGTAATTGTAAGGTGGAAGTTGAAAGATTTATCATTAGAGACCGTTAGATGGAGAAAGGAAGGACCATAGTGTAAAATGCGGTAACGGAACGTTGATGCTGTAATGGAAGTGATGCGATTATCATAGCACCTAAATATCGGTCGAAACCATAAGATAACCCTTGATACGGTCCAAAATGTggttttttaacacttttacaACGTGGTAAATATCGGTTTGCTAATTTTGAAAACATTTACAACGCGGCCGACGCGATGCAATGCGGCATTGTTTTTATGCTATGGCCGAAGGACTGATAAAACTGCTGGAAGTTGAAAGATTAATCAAGATGAAGTGCCTCAACATACAGTTTGTAGACCGGGAAGGCATCATTCACTGGTCAAGTTCATGGTCTTTAATGATAAGATATCTACCCACTTTATTGTTTTTGCTTGTGTGTGTGGAAACTTGAAACAGAACAAATTTTGGGCCTTGGATTTTTGATAACAGTGATAGAAGAAAAATAGTTTATCTGCTGAAGTGCTTCATGGATTTTGTGTGAAAAAACTAGGGATGACGACCATTTTATATAGTTATCAAGAGTCAATTGGAAATAGCTTTCTTTTTGATGGCAAGGTTGTTCGATATACAtcggagccacttaatggcattgtgATGATAGGATTTTGTTATAGATATCCACCTACCTTTTGAGATCAATGATGGATAACCGAAGGTATGAATTAAGGAATCGAAGGCCCTTGTGGGAGTGCACTTTTATGGTGATATCTTGTTTTGAAAGTTGAACTAAAGGGTGTTGCATTTGCTCCACGATTGTTTACATCTAACTTTTTGTGCGGATACTAAGTTGACTTAGTAGTTCTTTAAACAAAAGATGACAATCTCATACAAGGAATTCCTAATGCGGAATATATTAACATGAGTATTGCTGAGCGGGAGTAAATTCCATAGAATAAAGCAATAGTATTTAGGGGCCCATTTTGCTTGGATATCATGTTTGGTTAAAGAAAATGATTTTACCATCCTCAATTCTCAGCCATCATCATCTCAAAATCATTATTCAGCCTTAAAAGGCTAGAAGCTTAACAACCTCTTAGCCAAAGTCTCAACAATGTTCCCCTCTTAGCATAGTTGTTGTTGCTCTAGCCATAACCAACACTAGTCAAGGTCAGTTGGAACGTGTTTCCTCTCTTTTCTTGACTTTCTCTCTCATTAGGCTTAATATATGCAATGGCTAGTTGGGTGTGAGGTTCGATAATGGGGGTGGGGAATTTTAGTGGTTATGGGATTGTGGCTACTTTGGTGTTGTCGGTGGTAGTGAATAGTCATGGGACATTAATACTGCAAAAAGTGCGGTGAACAATTGTCACGATGGTGAGGTGGGGGGAGGTTGAATGATCATCAGCCATCTACAATGGTGGTGTGGCCTTGAGGGAGGTGTTGCATTATGAAGTAATTGAAGACTCTAAGTGAGACCATGGTATAAGAGTAGAAGGGTTTTAGTGAACTTGAACCCTAAAGAAGGAAAGGTGATGATATCCAtgttaatttgttttgtttcatATAGCCGACCCCATATTGTTGGGAACAAGGATTTGccatttttgttttattgtcACAGTGACACTTTGAAACATATTTTTAATAGATATTTTAGGTCAAGGAAGCGAAAAGTGAGAAAAAGGGTATTTTAAATGTGGATTATATATATTGGTTGATGGGGTCCCTCTGGCTTGGCTTGTGTACCCATGGAAATTGGATGAGATCAGGCACGTAGCATAGAGATGGTTTTGGTCTTGTTGATTGTCTTGAGCTTCTTTTTGAgagaaattaatttatttacagCCTGGGGGACTGAGGTTTACACAATTAATTTACAAAGCTCTTTGATACTACTTATTGCCTCATTAGAAACATGTTCTATgcattattaagaaattaaaaccTTTTGTCTGTAAGGTAATTGCTTTTGTAACCTGTTTAGTCATTGCTTAGGTCACATTTTTGAAAGTATTACTTTTGAAGAAAGTCATGTGGTCTAGGTTAACTCTGTTTCTTAGTAGACTGTAGTGTATCACATCACATGGCTATTTTCTTTCTCTGATATCTCATATCTCCGTGTGCTCTAAATTACTCGGTGGATTCTGCTATTGTACAGGTACTGTAGGAGGGCGAAGGAGGTTTTTAAAGAGCTGAACCAAGCACCACATGTTATTGAGCTGGACGAGAGAGGTAAATATAAGAAGGCCTGTTGGACACTTAAATTTGATGCAAATGTTTAAGCTTATTGTTAGATCACAAGTTTTCTTGTACATTGATGGAAATTGTGGACTATTATTAACAAGCAATGAATTTTCTCATATTGATTGACTTGCTTATATTGTCTTTAATATGATTAGAATAAGAGATTAAGGTAGAACAATTTTAGGTGCATATGATGGCAGTATTAAAGGATTGAGAAAAGATAGAAATTATGAGAGAAGGTAGGATCATTCCAGGGACTAGAACCCCAAACTTATAACTTTGTCTGTCCTAATTAGAACATATGAATGGTGGAATCACAGCCTACTATGCTATCTAGTTAGatataaattttacttttcaagATTTATGAAAATCATTGTATTAAATCTTGACTGCATCACAGCATTGTGAGTATAATAATTGACTTATTGCTTATGAGGGTAGCGACGTAGCGCCATTTCTTATATTAGGCCTAATgtttcaaattataatatgaTATTACCTGTGGGCGCTGAATTATATTGTTCATGACCACATCCCCAAATTTGTAAGCATGAGGAATTTTCTGAAAGTTTGTGTATCGATGTGCTATGTTCATTTAAAGCAATCATGAAAAACCCTACATTACTTTTTACACAACCTTTAGTAGTGTAGCATCTTTGGCTCTTTTTTGAGGAGAATTAACTTTGAATGGTTACCGAAGGGCTATTTGAAATATGATATTCAAGAAGTTAGGTTTTCATTGTGTAGATGAGCTATGTTCGTTGTTAGTTTATATAGCACTTCCATTGTGCAAAATCTTGCCAGCATCACCGTGTCATGACTGTGTTACATAGTCTCTCCCCCTATTTTTGATCTTCTCCGGATTACAATCCTTTCTAAGGTTCTATCATGTTTTGTATAGGATACTGGGTTCACTATTTTGCATGGACTTAATGTTGTCCATTTCATTATCCAAATTGCCTTTTGAAATCGTTGTAGCTTAAAGTGGACCACGCAAACCAAAACCAGCCATAATTTGCTTGTCTCACCTCACAATTCTCGTGGAAATTAGCGAATTGTGTAACACTTGGTCCCAACAAGTCTTCTAGATTGAAAAAGTGTTATAAGTACCTACTACCAAGATTACAGGGATGTTTCTGAACGACCATGAAGTAGTAAGGAATTTTGAGGACAGCCAAACAACAGTTGTAGTTTCTTTTCTCAGTATTTTGACTGTTGGATAGTCCAAATTAGGCTTTGTTAACTTAGGGTTACTATTAAACATGCAAACCTGCAAACCTACAAACCTGCATCAGGAAGATATGAAGTAATAAGTCCATTTTACTTTGTATGTACTTTAATCTATTTGAGAATCAAAAAGCAGATGTTTGTTAGCCATTGACTGTATCTTGCAACTTCTAAGGGACGCTGTCTTTGTTTAGCAACTGAATGGGAGTCTAGAAATAGTCTTTTCTTGTAGTCTAACTTCCTTGTTGGAGTTGGCCGACTACCTATACATACTTTCCCTGTTTTCAAGGGTTATTTTCTTTGGTTCTGCAGATGATGGTTGGAATATTCAAGACGCACTCAGTGGTATTGTTGGGAGGCGCACAGTACCTCAGGTCTTCATCAATGGAAAGCACATTGGAGGATCAGATGGTGAGTTGCTTCTGCATTGTACACTTTGAGTAACACTACCTTCCTCTAAAACTGTAAAATGACTTGGAAGATAAAATTTACTTTCAGATACTGTGGAAGCCTACCAAAATGGAGAGTTAGCCAAACTTCTGGGCATTGATTCAACTGATCGTGATGATCTGTGATATGTTATTGATGAAGCATTATGTAGTCATATTTTTAGATTGAAGGTGGGTATAATTTTTTGTATATCAATAATTGTTTCAGCATGGTCCTGCACTTTGAATATTCATGTATTTCAATATGATCTTTTATTTGCTTATCTGTAAAGTTCATGCGTTCAGCATGTGAAGTTTGTAACAAAACGTCTTCGATAACATATAGGTATTATTGAAATCAGTGCTATTACTATAGGCAAACTAAAAGACACGCCATCTTTAGTGATGTTTTCTTTGGGACAATAGCCATGCAACATCATCACTCCATATTCATCGTTAAAATGCTCATGTGTAGTGATCTCTCTTTCcctatatacatatttttatggAGTCATGAATCCTTTTCTTGGATATAGGGCTCAAAGTCTTGTCACGATTCCGATAATCTTGTAGATTGTGATCTCCTAATGGTGCACTTGAAGACACTTTCTTATTTTGAGCAGACTCTGGTCTTTACTTAATAGATTCTAGATATGTGTCTTtccttgttttcttttattaagTTGTGCAAAATGGTTTAGCAAAGACGAAACTGCTTTATTGGCTATGCACCTTATTAAGTCTTCAATTAATTACTCGTGACTATTTAAGTATTGAGAAGACAGCATTAAGTGACATTCTCCATATGAAACGAGGACATTTACAATGATAACTGATAAGTGATAACTACTCAGGTTGTGCGATAGGTCAAAAACTACCATGAAGAACAGCTTGATTGTGAAATTCTGTGCCTTTAGcctgatgattatgatgattatATTCTAATTCTTAAACTTTGTTTTGCTGATATGGAGAACTGTATGTGATTGTTTCAGGTACTAGTCAAGCAGGCCACAAACTGAAGCGTTCATGAGAATTTTGAACCCATTGTACACTATGCTATTATATTTACAAACAATGTAGTCATATTCCATTGCATTAGTTGACAATCCAAATGCAGTCTTTACTTATCCTTGGCCCAGAAATAAAAGTAGGGAATACAATTGCAGCCTTTTGTTTCTCCGTTTTTGAAATGTCGAACATGATTCTGGACCAAATTGTATCCTTTCAGACGTGGTTTTTCACTTATGAGTATCAGTAGACAGTTTTTTTTACTACAGTTTGCTACTGTTTTCTTGTGATTCTTGTACAAGCAACATTTCGTGTTTAGCAGGTTCAGCTACGATTCCTGTTTTCCCGAAAATACTCCTGGTGGCAGCCTTTGACAATCATAACAGAGACCATTTATGTATGTTCCTGGAGAGATATCCGAAATTTTTGTTGCTATTACCTGGTGTACGGTATGGATGCTCTTCTTTGGTGAGAAAGAATGGTGGTTTTTGATGCACTGTTCCAGTATCTCCTTTTCACATTCTTTTTTGTCCGACCTTCGTCTCGGCTTCTCTCTAACTGTGGTTTGAAACTTGAGACTCTCTGTGAGGGACCATCTGTACATATCCTACATCAACAGGAAAACTGAGTCAAATTTGATTGGCTCACACTTAACAGCGCCGGTTTAGCAACTAACCAGCCTACCATATTAAGTTATGGTTTTTGGGTGTCAATAATTGGGAATGGTCCTGTTTGTGTTACAGATGCTATTTGTGgtgtttgtgacttttgataTGCAGTAGGGTGGGGCAGGGTTTAAGCAAATGATTTACGAGGCCATGGTGAGGCACGTGCTAGGACATTGTATTATATGCAAGTTCGGGCATGTATGAGTCAGGGTGGAGCAAAAGACTTGTAAACTTCGACGATGTTGTTGCCTCTTCACTGATGGAATTCAAGGTCGATTAGTATTTAGTAATGTTGAACCATCTTCCCAATTCTTCCTTGTGGAGAACACTATAATCTGCCCAATGAAAAAAaggtattagttaaaattatatGATGGTATGATATgctattataagaaaataaaagtaatttGTGAACTAACTAAATAAACTACTTATTAAACACGATTTTTaactgaaataaaaaaaaaaaaaaaaacaatcccataaaaaatatatttattagttattactaTAATGGttatttcatttttgtttgCACTTGAGTTTTGTAggaattttaaatttgtagGAAGTTGCTAATTAATGTTTTGCttgtttaataaaataattttaagtcAGGAATTAGCTTCTCATGAACTATAATTTTTTGAAGAATTTTAATAACTATGTTCACTCCCTTCTGATTATTATAAACTCTTGTGTTCATGAAAAATCCTTATGATCCATCGAACAATATACTAATTTCTAAAAATTTAGCAAGAGAATTAACTTGTCATGAACCATAAATTCTAGCGAGAGTTTAATGACAATCAAACGGTTTCTAaaagtaatattattatattaatacaaGTAAAACATATGGACTGTTGGAGTTAATTAACCTCACCAAATAATTATGTTAGAAAAGTTGAACCAACTAAATTTgcatcaaatatttaattaaaaaaattgcaccaaataattttatttaaaaaaattgcaccaaataattttatttaaaaaaattgcaccaaaaaacaaaaaaactgaaATAATAAATCTTGCTTTGTTTGAGGGAATACCCCGCAGTTTAGAATCAGAGAGTTTGAGACTGTAGAAAAGGGTTGGCAATTGGCAGCACGAGTGCGAAAAGAAAATCGAGAGCAATGGCGTCTTCAGCAGCCATGAGAGACTTGCAGCGCGACCTTGAAACCAAAGCCGAAGATCTCCGTAAACTTCAAAAAGGTATTCTTCATCTCTCTATTTTCTCCTTCATTCATTTCCTTTCCATCTTATTCCTAAAGTCTATCAAAAACTTCCTTTACTATTTCTCCCTAATTGCACTCATTTCTACAAGATCAGATATCGCCAAGAATCATGAAATCAGAAAGAAGTACACTGTCCAACTCGGTGAGAATGAGCTCGTTCTCAAggtattttgtttttctactaatttttttttgccaattattgtttttattataattatttaattggtGAGATTGAATTTGGTTCAGGAGTTGGATTTGTTGAATGAAGATGCGAATGTGTACAAGTTGATAGGTCCTGTTTTAGTCAAGCAGGATTTGGCTGAGGCAAATGCAAATGTGCGCAAAAGGATAGAGTATATATCTGCTGAATTGTATGTTCTATCAACTCCTTTTTGCCTATGTGTTTATTTACTGTGTATATGTgtagtttaattatttagaGAGGTTTGTATTGCAATTGGAGTAGTGAATAATGAATGAGTggattttgtgaaaaaaatgacTGAAGTAGGACAAGCACCATCATAAACCTTGTCAAGTATTTTTTTTAGCGACATTACATGTTATTTATATTACTATTCTCACCGTTTAATATGGGCCGCATATGTAAtgtgataatttaattttgacttaATACCATATAACTAGTTTTTTCATTTGATGTATGTGTTTGTAATCTTTGTAAATGCTGAGGATCCAAcatgagtattattattatatggaaGAGTATGAATAAATTCGTGATTTTCGTGAGCAATCATTATAGGCTGATATGCAGATAACTAGTCTGTTATGTCCCTACTAGAGGATAGATATTTGCAATCTATTCTGTTATCCTAAGAGTTGCTTATCTGTTTACTTGTTTCTTTATCCATTCTATTGTTTCATGTctggaaaattaatttttatgtgtTGAACTAGCCATTTCTAGAGTAGATCTTCAATATGTAAGTCTCGCTTGCCTTTTGATGCAATTAGTTTGCCTtaaatgataaatttttaacatcaattaaaatgtcaattgtTCTTATGATGTGTGAAATAAACCTAGTGGAAGGGTTGTGGCACCAACATTTGACTCATAAGTTGGCCTTGATTAATGACCTAccttaatttttagtttaatatattttgattttttggttaAAGTTTAGCCAAAATATCAATATCATCAAGCATCACTTAGGTCTTTGATGGtgctaatttaaattttattaat of the Amaranthus tricolor cultivar Red isolate AtriRed21 chromosome 6, ASM2621246v1, whole genome shotgun sequence genome contains:
- the LOC130814481 gene encoding prefoldin subunit 6, which translates into the protein MASSAAMRDLQRDLETKAEDLRKLQKDIAKNHEIRKKYTVQLGENELVLKELDLLNEDANVYKLIGPVLVKQDLAEANANVRKRIEYISAELKRLDATLQEMEEKQNSKKEGILKIQQKIQAHQAGKAKV
- the LOC130814480 gene encoding glutaredoxin-C4; translated protein: MVLTNLLKHLRFHFVKQKPQLIYPFQDSIRTINFLTFQSYILSHNRIKKKSSLFDINKAILQHPAGSEAQTSPKMEGQIARRRFAMMILLSVLLATSSSASASSPEVFVKKTISSHQIVIFSKSYCPYCRRAKEVFKELNQAPHVIELDERDDGWNIQDALSGIVGRRTVPQVFINGKHIGGSDDTVEAYQNGELAKLLGIDSTDRDDL